One Leclercia pneumoniae genomic region harbors:
- the glnA gene encoding glutamate--ammonia ligase, whose product MSAEHVLTMLNEHEVKFVDLRFTDTKGKEQHVTIPAHQVNAEFFEEGKMFDGSSIGGWKGINESDMVLMPDATTALIDPFFEEPTLIIRCDILEPGTLQGYDRDPRSIAKRAEEYLRSTGIADTVLFGPEPEFFLFDDIRFGATISGSHVAIDDIEGAWNSSTKYEGGNKGHRPGVKGGYFPVPPVDSSQDIRSTMCLIMEEMGLVVEAHHHEVATAGQNEIATRFNTMTKKADEIQIYKYVVHNVAHRFGKTATFMPKPMFGDNGSGMHCHMSLSKNGTNLFSGDKYAGLSEQALHYIGGVIKHAKAINALANPTTNSYKRLVPGYEAPVMLAYSARNRSASIRIPVVASPKARRIEVRFPDPAANPYLCFAALLMAGLDGIKNKIHPGEAMDKNLYDLPPEEAKEIPQVAGSLEEALQALDADREFLTAGGVFTDEAIDAYIALRTEENDRVRMTPHPVEFELYYSV is encoded by the coding sequence ATGTCCGCTGAACACGTTTTGACGATGCTGAACGAACATGAAGTGAAGTTTGTTGATCTGCGCTTCACCGATACCAAAGGTAAAGAACAGCACGTCACTATTCCTGCTCATCAGGTAAACGCCGAATTCTTTGAAGAAGGCAAAATGTTTGACGGCTCCTCCATTGGTGGCTGGAAAGGCATTAACGAATCCGACATGGTTCTGATGCCAGATGCAACCACTGCGCTCATTGACCCGTTCTTCGAAGAACCAACCCTGATCATCCGTTGCGATATCCTCGAACCAGGCACGCTGCAGGGTTACGACCGCGACCCGCGCTCCATCGCGAAGCGCGCTGAAGAGTACCTGCGTTCCACCGGCATCGCAGATACCGTTCTGTTTGGGCCAGAGCCAGAGTTCTTCCTGTTTGACGACATCCGTTTCGGCGCGACCATTTCAGGTTCCCATGTTGCTATCGATGACATCGAAGGTGCATGGAACTCCTCCACCAAATACGAAGGTGGTAACAAAGGTCACCGTCCTGGCGTGAAAGGCGGTTACTTCCCGGTTCCTCCGGTCGACTCTTCACAGGACATCCGCTCTACCATGTGTCTGATCATGGAAGAGATGGGCCTGGTGGTTGAAGCACACCACCACGAAGTGGCAACGGCTGGCCAGAACGAAATCGCGACCCGCTTCAACACCATGACCAAAAAAGCGGACGAGATTCAGATCTACAAATACGTTGTTCACAACGTGGCACACCGCTTCGGTAAAACAGCGACCTTTATGCCAAAACCGATGTTTGGCGATAACGGTTCTGGTATGCACTGCCACATGTCTCTGTCCAAGAACGGTACCAACCTGTTCTCTGGCGACAAGTATGCTGGTCTGTCCGAGCAGGCGCTGCACTACATTGGCGGTGTGATCAAACACGCTAAAGCCATCAACGCCCTGGCGAACCCAACCACCAACTCCTATAAGCGTCTGGTCCCAGGCTACGAAGCGCCGGTTATGCTGGCCTACTCTGCCCGTAACCGTTCTGCTTCTATCCGTATCCCGGTTGTTGCCTCTCCGAAAGCGCGTCGTATCGAAGTGCGCTTCCCGGACCCAGCGGCTAACCCATACCTGTGCTTCGCCGCGCTGCTGATGGCTGGCTTGGACGGTATCAAGAACAAGATCCACCCTGGCGAAGCCATGGACAAAAACCTGTACGACCTGCCGCCAGAAGAAGCGAAAGAGATCCCACAGGTTGCCGGTTCTCTGGAAGAAGCCCTGCAGGCGCTGGACGCAGACCGTGAGTTCCTGACCGCGGGCGGCGTGTTCACCGATGAAGCTATCGACGCTTACATCGCGCTGCGCACTGAAGAAAACGACCGCGTGCGTATGACTCCGCACCCGGTTGAGTTCGAGCTGTACTACAGCGTTTAA
- the typA gene encoding ribosome-dependent GTPase TypA, producing MIENLRNIAIIAHVDHGKTTLVDKLLQQSGTFDARAETQERVMDSNDLEKERGITILAKNTAIKWNDYRINIVDTPGHADFGGEVERVMSMVDSVLLVVDAMDGPMPQTRFVTKKAFAHGLKPIVVINKVDRPGARPDWVVDQVFDLFVNLDATDEQLDFPIVYASALNGIAGLDHEDMAEDMTPLYQTIVDRVPAPNVDLDGTLQMQISQLDYNNYVGVIGIGRIKRGKVKPNQQVTIIDSEGKTRNGKVGKVLTHLGLERIDSDIAEAGDIIAITGLGELNISDTICDPQKVEALPALSVDEPTVSMFFNVNTSPFCGKEGKFVTSRQILDRLNKELVHNVALRVEETPDADAFRVSGRGELHLSVLIENMRREGFEMAVSRPKVIFREIDGRKQEPFENVTLDVEEQHQGSVMQALGERKGDLKNMNPDGKGRVRLDYVIPSRGLIGFRSEFMTMTSGTGLLYSTFSHYDDVRPGDVGQRNNGVLISNGQGKAVAFALFSLQDRGKLFLGHGAEVYEGQIIGIHSRSNDLTVNCLTGKKLTNMRASGTDEATVLVPPIKMTLEQALEFIDDDELVEVTPQSIRIRKRHLTENDRKRAMRGPKED from the coding sequence GTGATCGAAAATTTGCGTAACATCGCCATCATCGCGCACGTTGACCATGGTAAAACTACCCTGGTTGATAAGCTGCTGCAGCAGTCCGGTACGTTTGATGCTCGTGCCGAAACTCAAGAGCGTGTGATGGACTCCAACGATTTGGAGAAAGAGCGTGGGATTACCATCCTCGCCAAAAACACCGCCATCAAATGGAATGACTACCGTATCAACATCGTTGATACCCCAGGCCACGCCGACTTCGGCGGTGAAGTTGAGCGTGTAATGTCCATGGTAGACTCCGTTCTGCTGGTCGTTGACGCAATGGATGGCCCAATGCCGCAGACGCGCTTTGTGACCAAAAAGGCGTTCGCCCATGGTCTGAAGCCAATTGTTGTTATCAACAAAGTTGACCGTCCTGGCGCGCGTCCTGACTGGGTTGTAGATCAGGTATTCGACCTGTTCGTTAACCTCGACGCGACCGACGAGCAGCTGGACTTCCCTATCGTTTACGCTTCCGCGCTGAACGGTATTGCAGGTCTGGACCACGAAGATATGGCGGAAGACATGACCCCGCTGTATCAGACAATTGTTGACCGTGTTCCTGCACCAAACGTTGATCTCGACGGCACCCTGCAGATGCAGATCTCTCAGCTCGATTACAACAACTACGTTGGCGTTATCGGCATTGGTCGTATCAAGCGCGGTAAAGTTAAGCCTAACCAGCAAGTTACTATCATCGATAGCGAAGGCAAAACCCGTAACGGTAAAGTGGGCAAAGTGCTGACTCACCTGGGTCTGGAGCGTATCGATAGCGATATCGCTGAAGCTGGCGATATCATTGCCATCACCGGTCTGGGCGAGCTGAACATCTCCGACACTATCTGCGATCCGCAGAAAGTTGAAGCGCTGCCAGCCCTGTCCGTTGATGAACCGACTGTATCTATGTTCTTCAACGTCAACACCTCTCCATTCTGTGGTAAAGAAGGTAAGTTCGTTACCTCTCGTCAGATCCTTGACCGCCTGAACAAAGAGCTGGTGCACAACGTTGCGCTGCGCGTTGAAGAGACCCCTGATGCGGACGCCTTCCGCGTTTCCGGTCGTGGTGAGCTGCACTTGTCAGTTCTGATCGAAAACATGCGTCGTGAAGGTTTCGAAATGGCGGTTTCCCGTCCGAAAGTTATCTTCCGCGAAATCGACGGCCGTAAACAAGAGCCGTTCGAAAACGTGACGCTGGACGTTGAAGAGCAGCACCAGGGTTCTGTCATGCAGGCTCTGGGTGAGCGTAAAGGCGACCTGAAAAACATGAATCCAGATGGCAAAGGCCGCGTACGTCTCGACTACGTGATCCCAAGCCGTGGCCTGATCGGCTTCCGTTCTGAGTTCATGACCATGACTTCAGGTACCGGTCTGCTGTACTCCACCTTCAGCCACTACGACGACGTTCGTCCAGGCGACGTTGGCCAGCGTAACAACGGCGTTCTGATCTCTAACGGTCAGGGTAAAGCGGTTGCGTTCGCCCTGTTCAGCCTGCAGGACCGCGGTAAGCTGTTCCTGGGTCACGGTGCGGAAGTTTATGAAGGCCAGATCATCGGTATTCACAGTCGTTCTAACGACCTGACTGTAAACTGCCTGACCGGTAAGAAACTGACCAACATGCGTGCGTCCGGTACTGACGAAGCGACGGTTCTGGTTCCACCGATCAAGATGACCCTGGAGCAAGCTCTGGAGTTCATCGATGATGACGAACTGGTAGAAGTGACTCCACAGTCAATTCGTATCCGTAAACGTCACCTGACTGAGAACGATCGTAAACGCGCAATGCGCGGTCCGAAAGAAGATTAA
- the glnL gene encoding nitrogen regulation protein NR(II): MATGTLPDAGQILNSLINSILLVDDELAVHFANPAAQQLLAQSSRKLFGTPLPELLSYFSLNIGLMQESLQAGQGFTDNEVTLVIDGRSHILSLTAQRLPEGLILLEMAPMDNQRRLSQEQLQHAQQVAARDLVRGLAHEIKNPLGGLRGAAQLLTKALPDPALAEYTNVIIEQADRLRNLVDRLLGPQQPGMHVTESIHKVAERVVKLVSMELPENVTLVRDYDPSLPELPHDPDQVEQVLLNIVRNALQALGPQGGEIVLRTRTAFQLTLHGVRYRLAARIDVEDNGPGIPSQLQDTIFYPMVSGREGGTGLGLSIARNLIDQHSGKIEFTSWPGHTEFSVYLPIRK, from the coding sequence ATGGCAACTGGCACGCTGCCCGATGCTGGGCAGATCCTCAATTCACTGATTAACAGCATCTTACTGGTCGATGATGAGCTGGCTGTTCATTTCGCCAACCCAGCGGCACAGCAGCTGCTCGCCCAGAGTTCACGCAAACTGTTCGGCACCCCGCTGCCGGAACTCTTAAGTTATTTTTCGCTGAATATTGGTCTGATGCAGGAGAGTCTGCAGGCGGGCCAGGGCTTTACCGATAACGAAGTGACGCTGGTGATTGACGGGCGCTCGCATATTCTCTCCCTGACCGCCCAGCGGCTGCCTGAAGGATTAATTCTGCTTGAGATGGCGCCGATGGATAATCAGCGTCGCCTGAGCCAGGAACAGCTTCAGCATGCGCAGCAGGTTGCCGCCCGCGATCTGGTGCGGGGATTGGCCCATGAAATCAAGAATCCGCTTGGCGGACTGCGGGGTGCTGCGCAACTGCTCACCAAAGCCCTGCCCGACCCTGCGCTGGCGGAATATACCAATGTCATCATTGAGCAGGCAGACCGTCTGCGTAATCTGGTGGACCGTTTGCTTGGCCCGCAGCAGCCCGGTATGCACGTCACGGAGAGCATTCACAAGGTCGCCGAGCGCGTGGTGAAACTGGTCTCTATGGAGCTGCCTGAAAACGTCACTCTGGTGCGGGATTACGATCCCAGCCTTCCCGAACTGCCACATGATCCGGACCAGGTTGAGCAGGTTCTTCTCAATATTGTGCGTAATGCCTTGCAGGCATTAGGACCTCAGGGCGGTGAAATTGTGCTGCGTACGCGTACGGCGTTCCAGCTAACGCTGCACGGGGTGCGCTATCGTCTGGCCGCGCGGATTGATGTGGAAGATAACGGCCCAGGCATTCCTTCCCAGCTGCAGGACACGATCTTTTACCCCATGGTAAGCGGTCGCGAAGGTGGCACCGGGCTGGGCTTATCCATTGCCCGTAATTTGATTGATCAGCATTCCGGCAAAATTGAATTTACCAGTTGGCCGGGTCATACCGAGTTTTCGGTTTACCTGCCGATTCGGAAATAG
- the hemN gene encoding oxygen-independent coproporphyrinogen III oxidase, with translation MSVPTIDWDLALIQKYNYSGPRYTSYPTALEFSDAFKEPDFLQAVARYPERPLSLYVHIPFCHKLCYFCGCNKIVTRQQHKADQYLDALEQEIVHRAPLFAGRHVTQLHWGGGTPTYLNKAQISRLMTLLRNHFTFIDDAEISIEVDPREIELDVLDHLRAEGFNRLSMGVQDFNKEVQRLVNREQDEDFIFALLNHARDIGFTSTNIDLIYGLPKQTPESFAFTLKRVGELNPDRLSVFNYAHLPTLFAAQRKIKEADLPSAQQKLDILQETIASLTETGYQFIGMDHFARPDDELAIAQREGVLHRNFQGYTTQGDTDLLGMGVSAISMLGDCYAQNQKELKLYYQQVDETGNALWRGIALTRDDCIRRDVIKALICNFRLDFSEVEAQWDLQFSDYFAEDMSLLAPLAKDGLVDVNEHAIEVTPKGRLLIRNICMCFDAYLRQKARLQQFSRVI, from the coding sequence ATGTCTGTACCAACCATCGACTGGGATCTGGCCCTGATCCAGAAATATAACTATTCCGGGCCACGTTATACCTCGTATCCGACCGCGCTTGAGTTTTCAGACGCGTTCAAAGAACCCGATTTTTTGCAGGCTGTTGCGCGTTATCCTGAGCGCCCGCTCTCCCTGTATGTTCATATTCCTTTCTGCCACAAGCTCTGCTATTTCTGCGGCTGCAATAAAATTGTTACCCGCCAGCAGCATAAAGCCGATCAGTATCTGGATGCGCTAGAACAAGAAATTGTGCATCGTGCGCCGCTTTTTGCGGGTCGCCACGTCACTCAGCTGCACTGGGGCGGCGGCACACCAACCTATCTGAATAAAGCGCAGATTAGCCGTTTGATGACGCTGCTGCGTAATCACTTCACTTTCATCGATGACGCTGAGATCTCGATTGAAGTCGACCCACGCGAAATCGAACTGGATGTGCTGGATCACCTCCGCGCTGAAGGATTCAACCGTCTGAGTATGGGCGTGCAGGACTTTAACAAAGAGGTCCAGCGGCTGGTTAACCGCGAGCAGGACGAAGACTTTATCTTTGCCCTGCTCAACCACGCGCGTGATATCGGGTTTACCTCGACCAACATAGATCTGATTTACGGTCTGCCTAAGCAAACGCCTGAGAGCTTCGCCTTCACGTTGAAGCGCGTGGGCGAACTTAACCCGGACCGTCTGAGTGTTTTCAACTATGCGCACCTGCCGACGCTGTTTGCCGCTCAGCGCAAAATTAAAGAGGCCGATCTGCCTTCTGCCCAGCAGAAGCTGGATATCCTGCAGGAAACCATCGCCTCGCTGACCGAAACCGGCTATCAGTTTATCGGGATGGATCACTTCGCCCGCCCGGATGACGAGCTGGCAATTGCTCAGCGCGAAGGGGTACTGCACCGTAATTTCCAGGGCTATACCACGCAGGGCGATACCGATCTGCTGGGGATGGGTGTCTCGGCAATCAGCATGCTGGGTGACTGCTACGCGCAAAATCAGAAAGAGTTAAAGCTCTATTATCAGCAGGTTGATGAAACCGGTAATGCGCTCTGGCGCGGCATCGCGTTAACGCGTGACGACTGCATCCGTCGTGATGTGATCAAAGCACTTATCTGCAACTTCCGTCTCGACTTTAGTGAGGTAGAAGCGCAATGGGATCTGCAATTTAGCGACTACTTTGCAGAAGATATGAGTCTGCTCGCACCGCTGGCGAAAGATGGGCTGGTGGATGTTAACGAGCACGCAATTGAAGTGACGCCGAAAGGGCGTTTATTGATTCGTAATATCTGCATGTGTTTCGACGCATATTTGCGTCAGAAAGCGCGTCTACAGCAGTTCTCGCGCGTCATTTGA
- a CDS encoding YshB family small membrane protein produces the protein MLESIITMAAGSIEAGAAAGHTPQTAIAAVLCAALVGLFS, from the coding sequence ATGCTGGAATCAATTATCACTATGGCGGCAGGAAGCATCGAGGCGGGTGCAGCTGCCGGCCATACGCCGCAAACCGCAATCGCTGCGGTGCTCTGTGCGGCACTGGTTGGGCTGTTTAGCTGA
- the yihA gene encoding ribosome biogenesis GTP-binding protein YihA/YsxC, translating into MTKLNYHQTHFVLSAPDIRHLPADTGLEVAFAGRSNAGKSSALNTLANQKSLARTSKTPGRTQLINLFEVAPGKRLVDLPGYGYAEVPEEMKLKWQRALGEYLEKRLCLKGLVVLMDIRHPLKDLDQQMINWAVESDIQVLVLLTKADKLASGARKAQLNMVREAVLAFNGDVQVEAFSSLKKQGVDKLREKLDSWYNELEPATEAEE; encoded by the coding sequence GTGACCAAGCTGAATTATCACCAGACGCATTTTGTTCTGAGTGCGCCTGATATCCGTCATTTGCCTGCTGATACTGGTCTTGAAGTGGCATTTGCCGGCCGGTCAAACGCGGGGAAATCCAGCGCCCTGAACACGCTGGCCAATCAAAAAAGCCTTGCCCGTACTTCTAAAACGCCGGGGCGTACGCAACTTATTAACCTGTTCGAAGTGGCGCCAGGTAAACGCCTGGTCGACTTGCCTGGCTACGGCTATGCAGAAGTTCCGGAAGAGATGAAGCTGAAATGGCAGCGCGCGCTCGGTGAGTATCTGGAAAAACGTCTGTGCCTGAAAGGGTTAGTGGTACTGATGGATATCCGTCATCCGCTTAAAGATCTCGATCAGCAGATGATCAACTGGGCCGTCGAGAGCGATATCCAGGTGCTAGTTTTGTTAACCAAAGCTGACAAGCTGGCCAGCGGAGCACGTAAGGCGCAGCTGAATATGGTGCGCGAGGCAGTACTGGCCTTTAACGGCGATGTTCAGGTTGAAGCGTTTTCTTCTCTGAAGAAGCAAGGCGTGGATAAGCTGCGTGAGAAGTTAGATAGCTGGTATAACGAGCTGGAACCCGCGACAGAAGCGGAAGAGTGA
- the yihI gene encoding Der GTPase-activating protein YihI, with protein sequence MKKPTSAAGAKRPAKARRKTREELNQEARDRKRDKKHRGHAAGSRASGSGASGSSAKNKQQKDPRIGSKTPIPLGVTDTPVTKQHKPKSEKPMLSPQAELDMLENDERLDALLERLEEGEALTAEEQSWVDAKLDRIDELMQKLGLSYDDEEEEDEEEEKKEDMMRLLKGGN encoded by the coding sequence ATGAAAAAACCGACCTCTGCAGCAGGTGCTAAGCGCCCCGCAAAAGCCCGACGCAAAACGCGTGAAGAACTGAATCAGGAAGCACGCGATCGTAAGCGCGATAAAAAGCATCGTGGTCATGCTGCGGGCAGTCGTGCCAGCGGAAGCGGTGCATCCGGTTCTTCTGCGAAGAACAAACAGCAGAAAGATCCACGTATTGGCAGTAAAACTCCCATTCCACTGGGCGTGACCGACACCCCAGTCACTAAGCAGCACAAACCAAAGAGCGAGAAACCTATGCTTTCACCGCAGGCTGAGCTGGATATGCTGGAGAACGATGAGCGCCTGGACGCGCTGCTGGAACGTCTTGAAGAGGGTGAAGCCCTGACCGCCGAAGAGCAGTCCTGGGTAGATGCTAAACTGGACCGCATCGACGAACTGATGCAGAAGCTTGGTCTGTCTTACGACGACGAAGAAGAAGAAGACGAAGAAGAAGAAAAGAAAGAAGATATGATGCGTCTTCTGAAAGGTGGAAATTAA
- the glnG gene encoding nitrogen regulation protein NR(I), protein MQRGIVWVVDDDSSIRWVLERALTGAGLHCTTFESGNDVLDALTTKTPDVLLSDIRMPGMDGLALLKQIKQRHPMLPVIIMTAHSDLDAAVSAYQQGAFDYLPKPFDIDEAVALVERAISHYQEQQQPRNTPDFGPTTDIIGEAPAMQDVFRIIGRLSRSSISVLINGESGTGKELVAHALHRHSPRAKAPFIALNMAAIPKDLIESELFGHEKGAFTGANTIRQGRFEQADGGTLFLDEIGDMPLDVQTRLLRVLADGQFYRVGGYAPVKVDVRIIAATHQNLEMRVQEGKFREDLFHRLNVIRVHLPPLRERREDIPRLARHFLQVAARELGVEAKLLHPETEAALTRLAWPGNVRQLENTCRWLTVMAAGQEVLIQDLPPELFEAPVPESAGGQTLPDNWATLLAQWADRALRSGHQNLLSEAQPEMERTLLTTALRHTQGHKQEAARLLGWGRNTLTRKLKELGME, encoded by the coding sequence ATGCAACGAGGGATAGTCTGGGTAGTTGATGACGATAGCTCCATCCGCTGGGTGCTTGAACGTGCGCTAACCGGCGCAGGGTTACATTGCACAACCTTTGAAAGCGGCAACGACGTGCTCGACGCACTCACCACCAAAACCCCGGATGTGCTGTTATCTGACATCCGCATGCCCGGCATGGACGGGCTGGCGCTGTTGAAGCAGATAAAGCAGCGTCATCCAATGCTTCCGGTCATCATAATGACCGCACACTCGGATCTGGACGCAGCCGTTAGCGCCTATCAGCAAGGGGCCTTCGACTATCTGCCCAAGCCGTTTGATATTGATGAAGCCGTGGCGTTGGTTGAACGCGCGATTAGCCATTATCAGGAGCAGCAACAGCCACGTAACACGCCGGACTTTGGCCCCACCACCGATATCATTGGCGAAGCGCCCGCAATGCAGGATGTGTTCCGCATTATCGGTCGTTTGTCGCGCTCCTCTATCAGCGTGCTGATTAACGGTGAATCGGGCACCGGTAAAGAACTGGTCGCACATGCTCTGCATCGCCACAGCCCGCGGGCAAAAGCCCCCTTTATCGCCCTGAACATGGCGGCGATCCCCAAAGACCTGATTGAGTCTGAACTCTTTGGTCACGAAAAAGGAGCCTTTACCGGCGCAAATACTATTCGTCAGGGGCGATTTGAGCAGGCCGATGGCGGCACGCTCTTCCTGGATGAGATCGGCGACATGCCGCTGGATGTACAGACACGTTTACTGCGCGTACTGGCTGATGGCCAGTTCTATCGCGTGGGCGGCTATGCCCCGGTGAAGGTGGACGTGCGTATTATTGCGGCCACCCATCAGAATCTGGAGATGCGGGTGCAGGAGGGCAAATTCCGTGAGGATCTGTTCCACCGCCTGAACGTCATCCGTGTACACCTGCCGCCGCTGCGTGAGCGTCGAGAGGACATTCCACGTCTGGCGCGTCATTTCCTGCAGGTTGCGGCCCGAGAACTGGGCGTTGAAGCGAAGTTGCTGCACCCGGAGACGGAAGCGGCATTAACGCGTCTGGCATGGCCTGGTAACGTGCGTCAGCTGGAAAATACCTGTCGCTGGCTGACGGTCATGGCAGCGGGCCAGGAAGTGCTGATTCAGGATCTGCCGCCTGAGCTGTTTGAAGCGCCTGTTCCGGAAAGCGCTGGCGGCCAGACATTGCCCGACAACTGGGCAACGCTGCTGGCCCAGTGGGCTGACCGTGCGCTGCGTTCCGGTCATCAAAACCTGCTTTCCGAGGCGCAACCGGAGATGGAACGTACTCTGCTCACCACTGCGCTGCGTCATACCCAGGGGCATAAGCAGGAGGCGGCACGCCTGCTGGGTTGGGGACGCAATACGTTGACGCGCAAGTTAAAAGAGCTGGGAATGGAGTAG